Within Candidatus Chlorohelix allophototropha, the genomic segment GATCGGTAGCGTTCAGCCCGGACGGGAAAATCCTAGCCAGTGGAAGTTGGGATAACAGCATAAAGCTGTGGGACACCGCTTCGGGCAACCTACTCAACACTCTACAAGGGCATTCTAACGCTGTATGGTCAGTAGCGTTCGGCCCGGACGGGAAAATCCTAGCCAGTGGAAGTTGGGATAACAGCATAAAGCTGTGGGACACCGCTTCGGGCAACCTACTCAACACTCTACAAGGGCATTCTAACGCTGTATGGTTAGTAGCCTTCAGCCCGGACGGGAAGACCCTCGCCAGCGGAAGTGAAGATAAAAGCATAAAGCTGTGGGACACCGCTTCGGGCAACCTACTCAACACTCTACAAGGGCATTCTAACGCTGTCAGATCGGTAGCTTACAGCCCGGACCGGAAGACCCTCGCCAGCGGGAGTATGGATAAAACCATCAAGTTGTGGGGGGTGGGAAGTTGAGCAGTCTAGGCAAACCGGAACAGGCAACAGCCCTATTAGCGAGGAATCTCTGTGCCAAATTTCAGTAAAGGCGAAAACGTCGGCAGCTACGTGCTGGACAAGAAGTTGGGAGAAGGGGGTTGGGGCGAGGTTTGGTTGGCGCGCCACCCCACCCTGTCCAAAAAACCGCCCGTTGCTATCAAGTTTTTGCTGCACCTCTCCGATACAATGCTGGTACGCTTCAAGCAAGAGGCGGTTATCCTAGATAAGTTGCGGGATAATCCTCATATTATTACGGTCGAGGATTACGCCCAGCATCGAGGTGTACCTTACCTGCTAATGCAATACGCCCCCAGAGGAAACCTTGCGGAAAGAATCGGTAATGGGCTGTCCCCTGAAGTAGTAGCAAACTATTTAACACAGGTAGCAGATGCGCTGGATTTTGCCCATGCTCAGGGTATAATCCATCGCGATGTGAAGCCCAGCAATGTTCTCTTTGACGGGCAAAATCGGTTGCTTCTGAGCGATTTCGGGATTGCTCACGATGATTCCAAGCCATCTACCAACTCGGATGACCCCTTGAGAACACCGGAATACAGCGCGCCGGAGCAGTTCAAGAACGCCAAAGTTGTGACAGCGGCAGCAGATATATATGCGCTAGGAGCAATGACTTTCCAGTTATTGACCGGGCATTATCCTTTCGGAGCAAGACCGCTAAAAAGTGGGTATGAGTTGGCGTTTGCCCATTTCAATACTCCGGTACCAAAGCTGGAAAGCTACCGTGTGGGATTGCCAAGAGGCTTGCAAGCGGTAATTGAGAAGGCGATGGCGAAGGAGGCGAGCGAGCGCTACCAAACGGCGAAAGCCTTCGCTATGGCATTCGAGCGGGCGCTTGTGCCGGAAAAGCCCACCCCCCTAGTGCCACCTACCGAGCCTTATTCTGAGAATGAGCGGATAGGAAACCCACCGCCTAACCCAGTAAAACCGCCCCAATATTATTACCCAAACCCATCGCCCCTAGTTTACCCACCTGTAAACCCCCGAATAGAAGTGGAAAAGCCGCGTGCTTACCAACCGCCCCAAGCAGAAAAACCCCGCCCCCCACGCCGGAGAATAAAATTGGGCTGGCTAGCGGGAATCGGCTTGTTGGTGGTCTCGGTAATAGCGGCGCTGCTGATTTTGAATGCAAGCGGTGGGCGCGCCACCCCCACCCCAATTGCTGAGGCAACTGCTACAGCAATTCCGGTGACTTCCACCCCTATATCGACAACTACCGCCAACCCAATTGCTGAGGCAACGACTATCCCCCCCGCTGCCAACGCTTCTTCCGAGCTATTGCACACTCTCACTGGTTATTCTGGCGGAGTCAATTCAGTAGCCTTTAGCCCGGACGGCAAAAACATCGCTTCAGGGAGTACGAATGGCAGCATCAAGTTATGGGATAGCACTACGGACAAACTGCTGAACACCCTCATCGGTCATTATGATACTGTTTATTCGGTAACGTACAGCCCGGACGGTAAGACCCTTGCCAGCGGGAGTTATGATA encodes:
- a CDS encoding serine/threonine-protein kinase — translated: MPNFSKGENVGSYVLDKKLGEGGWGEVWLARHPTLSKKPPVAIKFLLHLSDTMLVRFKQEAVILDKLRDNPHIITVEDYAQHRGVPYLLMQYAPRGNLAERIGNGLSPEVVANYLTQVADALDFAHAQGIIHRDVKPSNVLFDGQNRLLLSDFGIAHDDSKPSTNSDDPLRTPEYSAPEQFKNAKVVTAAADIYALGAMTFQLLTGHYPFGARPLKSGYELAFAHFNTPVPKLESYRVGLPRGLQAVIEKAMAKEASERYQTAKAFAMAFERALVPEKPTPLVPPTEPYSENERIGNPPPNPVKPPQYYYPNPSPLVYPPVNPRIEVEKPRAYQPPQAEKPRPPRRRIKLGWLAGIGLLVVSVIAALLILNASGGRATPTPIAEATATAIPVTSTPISTTTANPIAEATTIPPAANASSELLHTLTGYSGGVNSVAFSPDGKNIASGSTNGSIKLWDSTTDKLLNTLIGHYDTVYSVTYSPDGKTLASGSYDNSIKLWDVASGKLLNTLTYHTMLVSSVAYNPDGKTLASGSWDKTIKLWDSATGKLLNTLSGHSSYVNSVAFSPDGKTLASGSYDNSIKLWDSATGKELRILSGHSAGVISVAFSPDGKTLASGSYDNSIKLWDVSSGNLINTLSGHSAGVRSVAFSPDGKTLASGSYIEIRLWDTATGNLINTLSGHSGWIISVAYSPDGKTLASGSDDTTIKLWDATLP